In one Lolium rigidum isolate FL_2022 chromosome 3, APGP_CSIRO_Lrig_0.1, whole genome shotgun sequence genomic region, the following are encoded:
- the LOC124695399 gene encoding peroxisomal membrane protein 11-3-like has protein sequence MASVSDPRTRKAAAAAAARAPPRDFLAHLEAYLARRDGVDKLLKISRYAARLALAAGPPLPPAASARLKAFESSVGLSRKAFRLGKFVQDVNALRAATAAPPLVLLAYGGEGVYYFLEQFVWLAKAGLLPAHLLPRLQRLSAWAELLGYVGSITIKLKEVAKMESSIKTMRLNKEVRGEEDEAVRTMRAKLLLKRLSVVQDVADAFMALGDVTDGRGLLGSSTLTASAGLLSALISTHKNWKSC, from the coding sequence ctcCGCGGGACTTCCTGGCCCACCTGGAGGCCTACCTGGCCCGCCGGGACGGCGTCGACAAGCTGCTCAAGATCTCGCGCTACGCCGCGCGCCTCGCGCTCGCCGCGGGGCCTCCTCTACCCCCCGCCGCCTCCGCGCGGCTCAAGGCCTTCGAGTCCAGCGTCGGGCTCAGCCGCAAGGCCTTCCGGCTCGGCAAGTTCGTGCAGGACGTCAACGCCCTCCGCGCCGCGACCGCCGCTCCTCCCCTCGTGCTCCTCGCCTACGGCGGCGAGGGCGTCTACTACTTCCTCGAGCAGTTCGTCTGGCTCGCCAAGGCCGGCCTGCTGCCCGCGCACCTCCTCCCGCGCCTCCAGCGCCTCAGCGCCTGGGCCGAGCTGCTGGGATACGTCGGCTCAATCACAATCAAGCTCAAAGAGGTGGCCAAGATGGAGTCCTCAATCAAGACGATGCGGCTCAACAAGGAGGTTCGcggggaggaggacgaggccgTGCGGACGATGCGGGCGAAGCTGCTGCTTAAGCGCCTCTCCGTTGTGCAGGACGTGGCGGACGCCTTCATGGCGCTCGGGGACGTCACCGATGGGAGGGGGCTGCTAGGTAGCTCCACGCTCACGGCGTCCGCCGGACTGCTGTCGGCGCTCATCAGCACACACAAGAACTGGAAGTCCTGCTGA